A genomic region of Brassica napus cultivar Da-Ae unplaced genomic scaffold, Da-Ae ScsIHWf_151;HRSCAF=270, whole genome shotgun sequence contains the following coding sequences:
- the LOC125597707 gene encoding uncharacterized protein LOC125597707 has product MGEVQRIVVVVEDKEAARTALQWALHNLFRHGDVIVLLHVFSPPPRKKKSTAARLLRRHGYHLALSFREICDDFFNTNTEIIVREGDEDGTTIAEVVKETGASTLLVGLHQQSFLYRWAVSGIDVARNFNCKVMAIKQPSPEESPLPGKAKGCKTSQTTVTLDSLTNFDFSQIDISGLQVPEIPTPKVPYRLCPSPRAILWRTRPRRSKDRYAAVS; this is encoded by the exons ATGGGAGAAGTACAGAGGATCGTGGTGGTTGTAGAGGATAAAGAAGCGGCCAGGACAGCGTTACAGTGGGCACTTCATAACCTCTTCCGTCACGGTGACGTCATAGTCCTCCTCCACGTATTTTCTCCTCCTCCCCGCAAGAAGAAATCCACGGCGGCGCGTCTCCTCCGCCGCCACGGATACCATCTCGCCCTTTCTTTCCGTGAAATCTGCGACGATTTCTTCAAC ACAAATACGGAGATAATCGTGAGAGAAGGAGACGAAGATGGAACAACGATCGCTGAAGTCGTGAAAGAAACTGGTGCGTCAACGCTTCTCGTTGGTCTCCATCAGCAGAGCTTTCTTTACAG ATGGGCAGTGAGTGGGATTGATGTAGCTAGAAATTTTAATTGCAAAGTAATGGCTATAAAGCAGCCTTCACCGGAAGAGTCGCCGCTGCCGGGAAAAGCTAAGGGATGCAAGACCTCACAGACGACGGTGACGTTagatagtttaactaattttgaCTTTTCTCAAATAGACATTTCTGGATTACA GGTTCCTGAGATTCCGACACCTAAAGTACCGTACAGATTATGCCCGAGTCCTCGTGCGATACTATGGAGAACAAGACCACGGAGATCTAAAGACCGTTACGCTGCCGTTTCATAG